The segment AAAGGGTCGTCTCAGAACTCTTCACGAAGCCTGTAACCAGCACCTCTTACCATCTCGATCAGATCACTGGCTTTACCCAGTTTTCTGCGCAAATGGCGGATATGGACATCAATCGTCCTGTCCAGTACGACCTTTTCATTACCCCAGAGATGGTGAAGGATCTTCTCCCGGCTGAAAACCTGGCCGGGCCTCGAACAAAGAAGCTGGAGTATCTTGAATTCAGTGGGGGTAAGCGCTATCTTTTTGCCGTCGACCTTGACCTGGTATCTTTTAAGATCTATCTCGAGCATGTCGGCGACCTTGATCTTGTCTTCCTCGATCTGTTCATCCTGCCTTTTGAGTATTGCCTTGACCTTGGCCAGAAGAACATCAAGAGAATAGGGTTTTACAAGATAATCAATAGCACCCAGGTCCATCCCAAATATCTGATCGGTGTCCTTGTCCTGTCCAGAGAGAATTATAACTGGTATATCGGCGAATTGTTCAGCCTCTTTTAACGTCTTGC is part of the Candidatus Omnitrophota bacterium genome and harbors:
- a CDS encoding response regulator is translated as MTEQYKNQVIALVDDDPDIITTVSDFLGKEGFEVKGFTTAQAFFKYLHTQRPNLIILDIVLPDMNGFQICKTLKEAEQFADIPVIILSGQDKDTDQIFGMDLGAIDYLVKPYSLDVLLAKVKAILKRQDEQIEEDKIKVADMLEIDLKRYQVKVDGKKIALTPTEFKILQLLCSRPGQVFSREKILHHLWGNEKVVLDRTIDVHIRHLRRKLGKASDLIEMVRGAGYRLREEF